Sequence from the Streptomyces sp. R33 genome:
TCGGGTGATCCTCGCGACCGCAGGTCTCGGCGAACTGCTCCAGCTGGTCCCCGTACAGCGGGCCGGCTTCGCCCTGCTGCTGGCGGCGGTCGGACTGCCGGTGATCGGGGTGGTCGTCGTCGGCCTCGACATCATGCCGGTGCGCTTCGCGATGATGCACGTCGCCCTGCTGGGGATCGCGGTCGGGCTGCTGACCGGGCTCGACCCGATGCTCTGCGCGCTGGTGGCCTGCGCCCTGGCCGGTGCGGGGGTGGCCCCGCTGGCCCGTACCCCGGACGGGCTGTCCGGGGCCATGGGCCTGCTGATGAGCCTGGCCATCGCCGCCGCGCTGCTCGTCCTGGCCGTGTCGGGGGTCAACGCCTCCGGTGCGTTCGCGCTGCTGTGGGGCTCGATCCTGTCCGTGGGCACCGCCGATCTCGTGGTGCTCGGTGCGCTCGCGGTCCTCGTACCGGGCCTGTTCTGGTGGCGGCGGCGCGATGTGGCGCTGCTGCTGTACGACCGTGAGCTCGCCCAGTGTTCCGGCGTCCCGGTCGGGGCGCTGACCGTGGTGCTGCTGGTCCTGGTCGCGGTGGCGGTCGCCGGGGCGATCAAGCTCACCGGCGCACTGCTGGTCGACGCCCTGACCCTGCTCCCGGCGCTCGCCGCCCGCCGCCTGGGCACCTCGCTGCGGTCCATCACCCTCTGGGCGGTCGGCATCGGCGTGGTCGTGAACCTGACCGGTTTCCTGCTCGCCCTGCGCCTCGACTGGCCCCCGGGGCCGGTCCTCGTCCTCACCGCGGGGGCGCTCGTCCTCGCGGTCCATCTCGTTCCCGAACGGAGCATCAGCTCATGGCGCGCACCCGCGTCCGACTCGCTTCCCTCCTCGCACTGAGCGCGGCACTGGCCCTCGTCACCGGCTGCGGCAACGGCAACACCGCCTCGAAGGACGGCCCGCCCGGCGGGAAACCGGTCGTCGTCGTCACCACCACCTGGGAGGGCGCCTTCGCCAAAGCCGCCGGAGCCGAGGACGTCAAGGTGATCGTGCCCCAGTCGGTGCACCACGCCCCGGACTACGATCCCAAGCCCTCCGACCTCGCCGCCGTCGGCAAGGCCGACTTCGTCCTCTACGCCCCCTTCGAGCCCTACGCGGCCAAGATCAAGGAGGCCGCCGGCTCGAAGGCCGAGCTGGTCGAGGTGAACCTCGACAACGACGCCGACAAGGTCAAGGCCGAAGTGGCCAGGCTGGGCAAGCTGTTCGGCACCGAGGCGGCCGCCGCGCGGTGGACGGCGTCGTTCGACACCGAGTACGCGAAGCTGTCGAAGGACGTCCAGGGTTCCTGGCCCGGCGGGAAGAGCCCGGCGGTGGTGACCCAGGCGTTCACCGGCTGGTCCGCGAGGCTGGCCGGTGCCGCCCCGGTCGGCACGTACGGTCCCGAGGCGGTCACCCCGGCGCAGCTCGCCGAGCTCTCGGGGAAGAAGCCGGCCCTGGTCCTGGACAACGCCCACATGTCCACCGGGACCGTCCTGCCCGACTCGGGGGCCCGACAGGTCGAGATCGTCAACTATCCGGGCACGGACCTCGATCTGCTGCCGGTCTACCGCAACGCGGCGGCCGAGCTGAAGAAGGCCATGGGCGGCTCCTGACCCGGCATGCGAAAGGGCGGGGAGCAACGACCGTGCTCCCCGCCCTTCCTGCGTTTACGGGCACCCGGCCGCAGGCGGTGTCCACACCGTGCCGCGTGCCTCGTACTCGAGCATGGCCTCCACACCCGTCGCCGCGTCGGCGCCGAGCTCCCGGCGTACGAGCCACAGGGCGAGCTCCAGGCCGGAGGTGATGCCGCCGGCGGTGACCAGGTCGCCGTCGTCCACCACACGGGCGTTCTTCAGCAGGCCGCCCTGCTTCTCGAGGTCGGGGCGCGCCTTGTGGTGGGTGGTGCAGGGGCGGTTCCCGGTCAGGCCGGCGGCGGCCAGCAGCATGGCGCCCGTGCAGACGGCGCTGACGGTGAGGCCGGGGCGTACTGCTGCGGCCAGGTTCCGGGGAAGCGTGCCGCCCCGGATCTCGGCCCATACGCCGGGGCCGTCCTGGCGCCCGTAACCGCCGCCCGGTACGAGGAGGATGTCCGCCGAGCGCGGGGCCCAGGCGTGCTCGACCTCGACCCGGGTCCCGTAGGCGGCGGTCACGACTCCCGGGCCGGTGGTGGTGACGTAGCGGACGTCGACCGCGCGGTCCGTGAAGAAGCGGGCGGCGGAGAAGACCTCGTAGGGGGCGGCGAAGTCGAGCTCCTCCACTCCGTCGTACATGACGACGTGCACGCGCAGCGGTCCCGCCGCCTTCGCGGCGGATCGCGGGGGCGCTGCGGCGGCCTGCGCCGTGGCGGTGCCCGCCATCGTGGCCGCGGCGCCGATCGCGGTCGAGGCTCGGAGGAGGTTCCTGCGGTTCATCCGACGGTCCTGTCCTGTCCTGTCCTGTCCTGTGCTGTTCTGTTCTGTCGTGCGCTGCGCCGTGCCGTGCTGCATCGGTTCGGTCAGCCCGCGTGGGCGAGCGGAGGTGCGAGGGCCGCCTGCTGCCCCAGCCGCTCGCGCAGGGCGGCGCGGTCGGGCTTGCCGGCCGGGGTGAGCGGAAGTTCTGCCAGTACCAGCAGCCGCTCGGGGTGCTTGCGCTGTTCGAGCCCCCGCCGGGTGAGGTGTGCGCCCAGCGAGGCGAGCGTGGGGGCCTCGGGGCCGCGCGGTACGACGCAGGCCGCGAGGCGTTCGCCCATCAGCTCGTCCGGGATGCCGACGCACACCACGTCCCGCACCCGGGGGTGAGAGGCGAGTTCCCGCTCGACCTCCGCGGGGCTGATGTTGGCCCCGCCGCGGATGACGATGTCCTTGAGGCGGCCCACGAGGTGCAGGACGCCGTCCGCGTCGATCAGACCGAGGTCTCCCGTACGGACCCAGCCCTCGGGGGTGCGGTAGCGGGCGTCCAGGTCCGGGGCGGCGACGTAGCACATGGGGGTCATCGGGCCGCGGGCGACGATCTCGCCGATCTCGCCGTCGGGGAGCTGTTCGTGCGTGTCCGGGTCGGTGATGCGGATGTCGGCGACGCGTGGGTCGGGTCGGCCGGCCACGATCCCCGTGCCGTCGGCCTCCGGGGCCTCGGCGCCGAGTCCGGTGTGGCAGTTGACGCCGTCGGCCGAGCCGTAGAGGTTGACGACCGGACAGCCGAAGGCGCGGGCGGCGTCCTCCGCCGTGGTCGCGTCCAGGGCCGAGCCGCCGAGGACCAGGGCCGTGGGCGGGGGCAGTTCACCCCCGTCGGGACCGGGGTGTTCCAGCCGGTCCAGCATCATGCGGACCATCGTGGGGACGCCCAGGACGTGCGTGGGACGGTGCTCGCGCACGGCGGCGAGCGCCGCCTCGGGGGTGAAGTGGTCGAGCAGGATCAGTGTCCCGCCGTGCCGGGCGAGCGTGACGGCCGTGCCGTTGGACCCGAACGCGGACCCGAGCGGTACGAGGAACAGGCAGCGCGGCGGGGTCCCGTCGGGCATGAGCGAGGCGAGGAAGTTGCCCCGGCCCCCGGCGAGCGCGTTGTGGGAGTACGCCACCATCTTGGGCTCCGCCTCGGAGCCGGAGGACACCAGGATGCGGGCCGCGCTGTCCGGGTCGGGCCGGGCGGGCACGAACGCAGCCGGGTCGGAACGCAGCAGCGCGGACAGCGGAATCGTTCCTTCAGGTGCGGTGCCCACCCGCCCGGCGGCGATGACGTGGCGCAGCGCCGGCAGGGCGGGCAGCAGGGCCCGCAGGCCGGCGGCGTGGTGGTCGCCGCGGTGCTCGACGGCCGCGATGACCGCGACGGCCTCAGCCGTGCGCAGCAGCGACGCGGCCTCCCGGATGCCCCGGCCGACGGGGAAGGAGAGGGCCACCGCGCCGAGGGCGGCGAGGGCCAGTTCGGCGATGACCGCCCCCCGGCCGTTCGGGAGCTGGACGCCGACCACGTCACCGGGGCGTACGGCGAGGTCCCTGAGCCCGGTGGCGAGAGCGCGCACCTTGCGGTCCAGCGCGGTGTAGCAGAGCTCGCCCCGGGCGTCGATGACGGCCGTGGCGTGCAGGTCGGCGATCTGCCGGGCCCGGAAGAGGCTGTAGAGGTCGAGGTCGGGGCAGGTCCCGTCGACCGCCCAGGTGCGGCGCAGGCCGGCGGGCAGCAGGTCGTGCAGGGCGACGGTCATACGAAGCTCCAGGGGTCGGGAACGGCGGGGGCACCGTGCGCATCGCGGCTGATCGAGCCGGTGAAACG
This genomic interval carries:
- a CDS encoding metal ABC transporter permease, whose amino-acid sequence is MILATAGLGELLQLVPVQRAGFALLLAAVGLPVIGVVVVGLDIMPVRFAMMHVALLGIAVGLLTGLDPMLCALVACALAGAGVAPLARTPDGLSGAMGLLMSLAIAAALLVLAVSGVNASGAFALLWGSILSVGTADLVVLGALAVLVPGLFWWRRRDVALLLYDRELAQCSGVPVGALTVVLLVLVAVAVAGAIKLTGALLVDALTLLPALAARRLGTSLRSITLWAVGIGVVVNLTGFLLALRLDWPPGPVLVLTAGALVLAVHLVPERSISSWRAPASDSLPSSH
- a CDS encoding metal ABC transporter solute-binding protein, Zn/Mn family, yielding MARTRVRLASLLALSAALALVTGCGNGNTASKDGPPGGKPVVVVTTTWEGAFAKAAGAEDVKVIVPQSVHHAPDYDPKPSDLAAVGKADFVLYAPFEPYAAKIKEAAGSKAELVEVNLDNDADKVKAEVARLGKLFGTEAAAARWTASFDTEYAKLSKDVQGSWPGGKSPAVVTQAFTGWSARLAGAAPVGTYGPEAVTPAQLAELSGKKPALVLDNAHMSTGTVLPDSGARQVEIVNYPGTDLDLLPVYRNAAAELKKAMGGS
- a CDS encoding DJ-1/PfpI family protein — encoded protein: MNRRNLLRASTAIGAAATMAGTATAQAAAAPPRSAAKAAGPLRVHVVMYDGVEELDFAAPYEVFSAARFFTDRAVDVRYVTTTGPGVVTAAYGTRVEVEHAWAPRSADILLVPGGGYGRQDGPGVWAEIRGGTLPRNLAAAVRPGLTVSAVCTGAMLLAAAGLTGNRPCTTHHKARPDLEKQGGLLKNARVVDDGDLVTAGGITSGLELALWLVRRELGADAATGVEAMLEYEARGTVWTPPAAGCP
- a CDS encoding class I adenylate-forming enzyme family protein is translated as MTVALHDLLPAGLRRTWAVDGTCPDLDLYSLFRARQIADLHATAVIDARGELCYTALDRKVRALATGLRDLAVRPGDVVGVQLPNGRGAVIAELALAALGAVALSFPVGRGIREAASLLRTAEAVAVIAAVEHRGDHHAAGLRALLPALPALRHVIAAGRVGTAPEGTIPLSALLRSDPAAFVPARPDPDSAARILVSSGSEAEPKMVAYSHNALAGGRGNFLASLMPDGTPPRCLFLVPLGSAFGSNGTAVTLARHGGTLILLDHFTPEAALAAVREHRPTHVLGVPTMVRMMLDRLEHPGPDGGELPPPTALVLGGSALDATTAEDAARAFGCPVVNLYGSADGVNCHTGLGAEAPEADGTGIVAGRPDPRVADIRITDPDTHEQLPDGEIGEIVARGPMTPMCYVAAPDLDARYRTPEGWVRTGDLGLIDADGVLHLVGRLKDIVIRGGANISPAEVERELASHPRVRDVVCVGIPDELMGERLAACVVPRGPEAPTLASLGAHLTRRGLEQRKHPERLLVLAELPLTPAGKPDRAALRERLGQQAALAPPLAHAG